Genomic segment of Candidatus Rokuibacteriota bacterium:
CCTCCACGGCATGGAGAAACTTCGCCACCGGGGACTGCAGGCCCTGAGCGGTGACCTTGATCCAGACGAGCCCCTTCGCGCCAAGCTGCCTGGCCTCCGCCGCCAGGTCGTCCAGCTCCCTCCGGCTCATGCCCCCGGCCCCGGGCACCCGGAGCGCCTTCACGGCCCCGCCGGCGGCCACCACCTGGGCGAAGGCCTGGAACTCTCCGCCGCCGAAGAACGCGGACACCTCCCGCAGCTCCATGGCGAAGCGCAGGTCGGGCTTGTCCGAGCCGTAGCGCGCCATCGCCTCGTCGTAGCCCAGGCGGGGGAAGGGCAGGGCCAGCTCGACGCCCTTCACGCGGCGCCAGACCTCGGCCACCAGCCCCTCGATGATGGGCAGGAAGTCGTCACGGTCGAGGAAGGAGGTCTCGATGTCGATCTGGGTGAACTCCGGCTGGCGGTCGCGCCGCAGGTCCTCGTCCCGGAAGCAGCGGACGATCTGGAAGTAGCGCTCGAACCCGCCGACCATGAGCAGCTGCTTGAAGAGCTGGGGGGACTGGGGCAGCGCGTAGAAGCTGCCGGCCTGGAGCCGGCTCGGCACCAGGAAGTCCCGCGCCCCCTCCGGGGTGGACCGGGTGAGGAAGGGCGTCTCCACCTCCAGGAAGCCCTGGCCGTGCAGGTAGTCGCGCACGGCCCGGCACGCCTGGTCGCGGAGCTGGAAGGCCCGGAGCACCGAGGGCCGGCGCATGTCGAGGTACCGGTACTTGAGCCTGAGGGTCTCGTCCACGTCGACGTCGTCCTCGAGCTGGAAGGGCAGCGGCCGGCAGTCGTTGAGGATCCTGAGCTCCGTCACCTGGACCTCGACGGCGCCGGTGGCGAGCCTCGGGTTCTCGGTCCCGGCCGGGCGCGCACGCACAATGCCGCGAACAGCGAGCACGAACTCGCCGCGCACCGCCTCGGCCCTGCCGTGGGCCTCACTGCCCTCGGCCGGGTTCAGGACGCACTGGGTGAGCCCCTCCCGGTCGCGGAGATCGATGAAGATGAGCCCCCCGTGGTCCCGCCGCCGGAAGGCCCACCCCATGAGGGTCACCGGCTGCCCGATCTGTTCCGAGCGCAACGCCCCGCAGCTGTGGGTCCGCTTCCAGCCGCCGAGCGGTTCCGTGCGCGCCTCGGTCATCGGGGTCGCCTCGCGATGGAGGACACCGGCCGGCGGCCCGGCCTCTTCGCTGCCGCCGCTCATCGGGCTACGCCCGGCCGCGCCGCCAGTCCGACGATCTCCTCGGCGAGGCGGTCCAGCGGCACGCCGCGCTGGACGCCCGACTTCATCTCGCGCAGGAGCGCCTGCCCCCGCGCCAGCTCGTCGTCCCCCACGATGACGGCGAAGTCCGCGCCCAATCGGTTCGCCCGCTCGAGCTCCCGCTGGAGCTTCCGGGTGCCATAGCCGAGATCCAACCTGGCGCCCCGGCGCCGGGCCTTCCGGGCGATGCCGAGCAGCCGGGCGAGGGCCGCGTCGCCGAGGGGGATGAGAACAGCCACTGGCGCGGCCGACGCGGCCTCGTCTCCCAGGAGCAGGACCACCCGCTCGAGGCCGATGGCGAAGCCGATGCCGGGATCGGGCGGGCCCCCGAGCTGCTCGATGAGCCCGTCGTACCGGCCGCCGCCCGCCACCGCGTTCTGGGCGCCCAGCTCTGTCGTCAGCACCTCGAAGGTGGTACGGACGTAGTAGTCCAGCCCCCGGACGAGCCGCGGCGTCACCGTGTAGGTGATCCCCATGGCGTCGAGGCAGGCGCGGACGCGCTCGAAGTGCTCTGCCGCCTCGGGGGTCAGCGAGTCGAGGATGGAGGGGGCCTTCTCGATGACGGGCTGGCAGCCCGGCGTCTTGCAGTCGAGCACGCGGAGCGGGTTGCGGTCGAGGCGCCCGCGGCATTCGGGGCACAGCTCCCCACTGCGCGGCAGGAAGTAGTCGAGCAGCCGCGCCCGGTACGCAGGGCGCGTGCCGGCGTCCCCGATCGAGTTCACGTGCAGCTCGAGTCGGTCCGCCAGGCCGAGGGCGCCGAAGAAGTCCATGAGCATGGCGATGACCTCGGCGTCCACGGCCGGATGCGTCTCGCCCAGGGCCTCCACGTCGGCCTGATGGAATTGCCGGTAGCGCCCCGCCTGGGGACGCTCGTAGCGGAACATCGGCCCCATGGTGTACAGCCGCACGGGCTTGGGCTCCACCTGGAAGCCGTGCTCGATGTAGGCGCGCAGCAGCGAGGCGGTGGCCTCGGGTCTCAGCGTCACGGAGTCGCCGCTCCGGTCCTCGAAGGTGTACATCTCCTTCTGGACGATGTCGGTCGCCTCCCCGATCCCCCGGGCGAACAGCTCCGTGCGCTCGAAGAGCGGCAGCCGGATCTCCCGGTAGCCATACGCCTCGAAGACGCTCCTGCCCTCGGCCTCCACGCGCTGCCAGCGCGGGGACTCGGCCGGGAGGATGTCGCGCACCCCGCGCACGGCCTTGATGGGCATGGTTACTCCGCCCTGGGGGAGAGCGAGCGCCGCGCCTCCCCCAGCCCCCCCCACCGGCCCGCGCGCCCGGCTGGATCGGACATGTTCAGAGCGGGATCCCCCTGCCATGGTCCACGTCGCCCTCCACGGCCTCGTAGCAGCGCTTCACCATGTCAGCTATCTCGTCCTGACAGGCGGGTTAAGCGGCGTCACCGATGTAGGCCAGCACCGGGATCAGGGCCGTCCGGGTGGCCTTCCGCGTTTGGAGGAGCCTGTCGATGGCCTTGGCAACGTCCGGCTTCAGAAACCGCTCGCCGCACTGGTTACAGACACCCATAGGCACCTGTTCGACCAGGAACAGTTCGCCCTGCCAACGCACGTCCCGGGTCGCCGTGCGCTCTTGCACCTGGCCTCCGCAGTAGATGCAATCTGCGAACCGGATCTCCATGAGTGTCATCTCCTCAGCCACACTGTCGAGCCCGCGGCCTGCCTCAGAGACGCTCCTCGCCGCGGCCACACCCAGCCATCCCCACCCTCAGTGGTGCCCTCTCCCTTCCGTTTCGTGCGGAGCAAATACCGGGGCCACGATCTCGGGCCTACCCGAAAGTCGCTACAGGAACAGCACGGGCTCTAGCGAATGCCCGCCGGTGAATCTTGATGCGCTCGAGCTCGTGCAGCGTGTCGGCAGTGAGGTAAGTTTCCCCACAATGAGGGCACACCACCACTGGAACGTTCTCGATTACAAGCAAGCCGGTACCCCTGCCGTAGCTCCGGGTAACCCGCCGAACCGCTGCCCCCCGCCTGCCGCAGATGTCGCAACGAACGCCCTTATCCTTCATGGCCCTACTCGACACATACAGTCAGGATCACAGCCTTGCCGGTCGGCCCAAGCTTGACCACCGTGACAATCTCTTCCTCGCCCTCGACCGAGGAGCCCTTGATCACGTACTTGGCCTCTCTCGTCCTGCGGTCCCGCTGCCGCTCGATGATTCGACCGGTGAGAATCGCGCTCTCGACATCGAACACCGAAAGCCCATCCTCATCCATCTCCTGTTCCGCATGGTCAGTGAGGACATAGGCTCTAGCCAGAACGCAAGCGCGTATCCTCTCGAGGAGTCGCCTCGACACGCGGCTATTCTACCTGCGAGCATAAGAACGACAAAAGCCCTTTCTCGGTGCTTCCGCTCAGGTGTAGCCGCTCACGCTTCGATGTAACGATCCGCTCGAGCTCGACTTCAGTAAGGGCTGGACGCGTCCCGGGGCCGAGAGGCCGGCGTGCCGGGGTAGCGCTTGGAACCGGCCCCGGCCTGGAAATGACGCGAAATCGGGGCCACGGAGCCTCGATGAGACGGCGGGCTCGAATTGTGGAGCCGGGC
This window contains:
- the aspS gene encoding aspartate--tRNA ligase, giving the protein MTEARTEPLGGWKRTHSCGALRSEQIGQPVTLMGWAFRRRDHGGLIFIDLRDREGLTQCVLNPAEGSEAHGRAEAVRGEFVLAVRGIVRARPAGTENPRLATGAVEVQVTELRILNDCRPLPFQLEDDVDVDETLRLKYRYLDMRRPSVLRAFQLRDQACRAVRDYLHGQGFLEVETPFLTRSTPEGARDFLVPSRLQAGSFYALPQSPQLFKQLLMVGGFERYFQIVRCFRDEDLRRDRQPEFTQIDIETSFLDRDDFLPIIEGLVAEVWRRVKGVELALPFPRLGYDEAMARYGSDKPDLRFAMELREVSAFFGGGEFQAFAQVVAAGGAVKALRVPGAGGMSRRELDDLAAEARQLGAKGLVWIKVTAQGLQSPVAKFLHAVEERLIGAIEASAGDLVLLVGDAPAVAASVLGRFRVDLARRFEQIPPSKDVFAWVIDFPLVEWNEDEKRWDAVHHPFTAPRDEDLPLLESDPGRVRAKAYDLVLNGQEAAGGSIRIHQQAVQERLFALIGISKEQARARFGFLLDALEFGAPPMGGIAFGLDRLVANLAGQESIREVIAFPKTQKGTCPLTDAPAPVDAPQLRELGIRVVEAPGAA
- a CDS encoding histidine--tRNA ligase; its protein translation is MPIKAVRGVRDILPAESPRWQRVEAEGRSVFEAYGYREIRLPLFERTELFARGIGEATDIVQKEMYTFEDRSGDSVTLRPEATASLLRAYIEHGFQVEPKPVRLYTMGPMFRYERPQAGRYRQFHQADVEALGETHPAVDAEVIAMLMDFFGALGLADRLELHVNSIGDAGTRPAYRARLLDYFLPRSGELCPECRGRLDRNPLRVLDCKTPGCQPVIEKAPSILDSLTPEAAEHFERVRACLDAMGITYTVTPRLVRGLDYYVRTTFEVLTTELGAQNAVAGGGRYDGLIEQLGGPPDPGIGFAIGLERVVLLLGDEAASAAPVAVLIPLGDAALARLLGIARKARRRGARLDLGYGTRKLQRELERANRLGADFAVIVGDDELARGQALLREMKSGVQRGVPLDRLAEEIVGLAARPGVAR
- a CDS encoding type II toxin-antitoxin system MqsA family antitoxin, which produces MEIRFADCIYCGGQVQERTATRDVRWQGELFLVEQVPMGVCNQCGERFLKPDVAKAIDRLLQTRKATRTALIPVLAYIGDAA
- a CDS encoding type II toxin-antitoxin system MqsA family antitoxin; its protein translation is MKDKGVRCDICGRRGAAVRRVTRSYGRGTGLLVIENVPVVVCPHCGETYLTADTLHELERIKIHRRAFARARAVPVATFG
- a CDS encoding DUF4258 domain-containing protein — translated: MSRRLLERIRACVLARAYVLTDHAEQEMDEDGLSVFDVESAILTGRIIERQRDRRTREAKYVIKGSSVEGEEEIVTVVKLGPTGKAVILTVCVE